The Natrinema sp. DC36 genome includes the window ACTCTGGTGAAGTAGTCCCGACCGGCGGGGTCAGTGCCGAGCGGATACTCGGGCATGCCGCCCGCCGGCAGCGGGTTCCACGACTGCTCCGCGAGCGGGAAGTACGGAGGTACGTTCTGTTGTCCTTCGCCCGGCGGCGGGAGGTGCGTAGGGTGATCGAAGAACGGCAGTAGCTCCGCGAACGTGTAGTCCGATACCACTCCGAAGGTGAGCCGCGAGAGGTTACTGTCGACGAGGGCGTATACCGCGACGAACAACACGAACGCCACGATGTACAGTCCCCACCGGGCCGTCGTGTCCCGTTTGACCCGCGCGAGGGTGTACCGCCAGCCCACGCGGGTTTCGACCTCGTCTTCGGCCATCGATTCCGAACCGGCCTCGAATTCTGATTCGCCGATTGCCATGGTTACTCACTCTCCCCGTAGGTGACTCGCGGATCGATGTAGGCGTACGAGATGTCCGTGATGATGACGCCGATCACGAACAGGACGCCGAGCATCATGGTGACGCCCATCACGAGTTGGTAGTCGTTCTGCTGGATCGCGTCGATGAACAGTTTCCCCATCCCGTTGATGCTGAACACCTCCTCGATCAGAACTGCACCGCCAAGCGCCGTCGATAGGTTGAGGCCGACGAGGGTGATGATCGGGAGTTGAGCGACCTGGAAGGCGTGTTTTCGCAGGATCGTCCGTTCCGGTACGCCGTACGCACGCGCCAGCTTGACGTACTCGCCCTGCAGCGACTCGATCATCTGCGTGCGCTCGACGCGCATGATCGTCGCCATCTGTAACGTCCCGAGTGCGATCATCGGTAACAGCAGGTGTCTGATCGTCTGGTAGTACAACTCGAGATGGCCGTCGATACTCCGATAGGAACTCGGCGGTCGCCACGGATAGATGAGCCCGTTCGTGGGAAGTGGCAGTCCGGGTATCACCCGCAGTGGCCACGGTGCCAAGACGGCGAAGACGAGGATCAGCACGATCCCGATCCAGAACGACGGGGTGCTGACGCCGAAGAGGGCGACGATTCTGGAGACGTGATCGGTCGGTTCGTTCCGCCGGTCGGCGGCGATGATCCCGAGGGGAATCGCCGTGATGAGCGCGAACGCGTACGCGGAGAGGACCAGCAGGAGCGTCGGCCCGACCCGTTCCAGTATCAGGCCGGACACCGGCCGCCTGTAGTAAAAACTCTGCCCGAAATCGCCCTGTAGTAGCCCGGCCATATACGACAGGTAGCGCTCGTGTAGCGGCCTGTCGAGCCCGTACTGCCGTTCGATCGACCGGATCAGTTCCTCGTTGGTTTCCTGTCCCTGAAGCATGAGGCTGACGGGATCGCCCGGCCCCAGGTTCGCGAGCAGGAACGTGATGACGGAGATCCCGATCAGGACGGGGATCGACTGTAGCAGCCTGTATGTCGTGTATCTGAGTAGTTTCATCGGTCAGCGAATCGGTCGGTGTTCTCGTCGTTGTGGTCCGTACTCGGGCGGCGTCGGCGTTCGGTGCCGTCGGCGGACGAGCTCGACCGCCGCCGGACCGAACGCGGTCTCGCGCCGCGTTCACTCCATCGACACGTTCGTGTAGTCCGCGACGAGGGTCGGATTCCGCGTGACCTCCGGATGGGCCTGCAGACCTTGCACATAGTCGCGAGAGGCCATCGTATTGTCCTGCGTGAACGCGGGGAGCACGGGGAGTTGCTCGACGATTTCTCGGATAACCGGTTCGTAGACGTCGTACCGTTCCTCCTGGCCCGCCATGTTGCGCGCCCTGGCGATGTCGTCGTGGAAATCCTCACTTCCCTCGTAGTAGTGACCCTGATTGCCGTTTTCCCCGGTCTGACTCTCGTGGAACAGCGGATAGAGGTAGTAGTCGGGGTCGGGGCCGCCGGTCCAGCCCAGCAGGTACATGTGGTAGTCATCGGTGCTACCCGTGTGATACCTGTCGACCAGGGTCGCGAAGTCGAGCTGCTCGACCTCGGCACCGTAGCCGATCTCGTCGAGCCGAGTGGCGATCCGCTCGGCGAGTCGCGCCCGAAGTCCGGCCGGCGTGATGATCGTCGGCTCGAAGTCGTCGGGCGCGTGTTCGTCGAGAAGCGACTGCGCCCGATCGGGGTCGTATTCCGGCAACATGTCCTGATATTCGTCTTCCGGGAACCCCCAGACTTCGTTGACGACCGGCGGAACCGGACTGTACATCGGCGAGGTCACGTTCCCGGCGCTGGACTCGATGAAGTCCGACATCGAGAACGAGTGGGCGATCCCCCGTCGCACCTCGGGATTCGTCGTCGGCCCCTCGTTGCAGTTAAAGGCCATATACATAAACGTCGGACTCTCGGCAGAGTGGAGGTTCACCCCGTTCTCGTTCTCGAGGACGTCCCAGTCCGCGTTCGGAATGCCCGCGATGGCGTCGGTATCCTCCCCTCTGATGGCGGACACGCGGCCCGCATTGTCCTCGTGGGACTCGAAACGGACTCGCTCGAGGTTCGGCTCGAGGTCGTCC containing:
- a CDS encoding ABC transporter substrate-binding protein codes for the protein MARDTPKVTKRQLLTSGAAVSAAAIAGCIGGSGNGNDNTFLFTQEQAREDQFDPVVSNDAYSFQVIQLVFDGLYEYDEGLQLQPKLATGEPTVERDGTRYIFEIEEAAEFHNGDDVTAADVAHSFTAPVEEETENAAEYNMIESTEVIDDYQLQVDLGDEPYGPFELATMGVTVVPESVRTDDREAFNTDPVGSGPFQFAELGSDYVEIERWDDYWDDLEPNLERVRFESHEDNAGRVSAIRGEDTDAIAGIPNADWDVLENENGVNLHSAESPTFMYMAFNCNEGPTTNPEVRRGIAHSFSMSDFIESSAGNVTSPMYSPVPPVVNEVWGFPEDEYQDMLPEYDPDRAQSLLDEHAPDDFEPTIITPAGLRARLAERIATRLDEIGYGAEVEQLDFATLVDRYHTGSTDDYHMYLLGWTGGPDPDYYLYPLFHESQTGENGNQGHYYEGSEDFHDDIARARNMAGQEERYDVYEPVIREIVEQLPVLPAFTQDNTMASRDYVQGLQAHPEVTRNPTLVADYTNVSME
- a CDS encoding ABC transporter permease, with protein sequence MKLLRYTTYRLLQSIPVLIGISVITFLLANLGPGDPVSLMLQGQETNEELIRSIERQYGLDRPLHERYLSYMAGLLQGDFGQSFYYRRPVSGLILERVGPTLLLVLSAYAFALITAIPLGIIAADRRNEPTDHVSRIVALFGVSTPSFWIGIVLILVFAVLAPWPLRVIPGLPLPTNGLIYPWRPPSSYRSIDGHLELYYQTIRHLLLPMIALGTLQMATIMRVERTQMIESLQGEYVKLARAYGVPERTILRKHAFQVAQLPIITLVGLNLSTALGGAVLIEEVFSINGMGKLFIDAIQQNDYQLVMGVTMMLGVLFVIGVIITDISYAYIDPRVTYGESE